The Tenrec ecaudatus isolate mTenEca1 chromosome 6, mTenEca1.hap1, whole genome shotgun sequence genome has a window encoding:
- the LOC142451463 gene encoding olfactory receptor 6C2-like — translation MQVGLKKPPVMKNYTITAFILLGLTDDPHMQVLIFVFLFFTYMLSVTGNLTIITLTLVDSHLKTPMYFFLQNFSILEISFTSACIPRYLYSIAAGDKVITYTACAVQVFFTDLFAVTEFFLLAAMSYDRYVAICKPLHYVTIMSSRVCKKLVLCCWLSGLLIIISPLSLGLNLAFCDSNVIDHFLCDASPLLKISCSDTWFMEKTVIICAVLTLILTLMCVVLSYAYIIKTILRFPSVQQRKRAFSTCSSHMIVVSITYGTCMFIYMNPTAKEEVTVNKVLTLLISSISPMLNPFIYTLRNKQVKDAFKDSIKRMASFLKKYN, via the coding sequence ATGCAGGTTGGACTGAAGAAGCCACCAGTGATGAAAAACTATACAATAACAGCATTCATACTACTGGGACTGACAGATGATCCTCATATGCAAGTTCTGATTTTTGTCTTTCTATTTTTCACTTACATGTTAAGTGTAACTGGGAATTTGACcatcatcacactcacccttgtgGATTCCCATCTCAAAACCCCCATGTACTTTTTTTTACAGAATTTCTCCATTTTAGAGATTTCATTCACATCTGCCTGCATTCCCAGGTACTTGTATAGCATAGCAGCAGGTGACAAGGTCATCACCTACACTGCCTGTGCCGTTCAGGTATTTTTTACTGACCTCTTTGCAGTCACAGAGTTTTTCCTCCTGGCCGCtatgtcctatgaccgctacgTGGCCATCTGCAAGCCTTTACATTATGTCACCATCATGAGCAGCAGAGTCTGCAAGAAACTTGTGCTTTGCTGTTGGTTATCTGGATTGTTGATCATCATATCCCCACTTAGTCTAGGACTGAATCTGGCGTTCTGTGATTCAAATGTTATTGATCATTTTCTCTGTGATGCTTCTCCTCTTCTGAAGATTTCGTGTTCAGATACATGGTTTATGGAGAAAACTGTTATCATTTGTGCAGTACTGACTCTCATCTTGACCCTTATGTGTGTAGTTCTCTCCTATGCTTATATCATCAAGACAATTTTAAGGTTTCCATCTGTCCAGCAAAGGAAGAGAGCCTTTTCCACCTGTTCATCACACATGATTGTGGTGTCCATCACTTATGGAACATGTATGTTCATCTATATGAATCCTACAGCAAAGGAAGAAGTGACCGTTAATAAAGTGCTAACACTCCTCATTTCTTCTATTTCACCCATGTT